One genomic region from Nitrospirota bacterium encodes:
- the accD gene encoding acetyl-CoA carboxylase, carboxyltransferase subunit beta: MAWFRKERPGGAVPEAPAKKVKIPEGLWVKCDNCKEIIYRKEVEKNFKVCPKCDYHFRITASERLPYLVDEGSFVEVEDGLSPRDFLGFKDYKDKLKSSRKKTGLKDAVISGEAKIGGRPASLVIMDFNFMGGSMGSVVGEKIARAVERAIEKKVPFVAVASSGGARMQEGILSLMQMAKTSAAVARLGEAGLPFISVLTDPTFGGVTASFAMLGDVIVAEPKCLIGFAGPRVIEQTIKQQLPAGFQRAEFLLEHGMIDMIVPRKEMRNTLGRILDFFGEESHG, encoded by the coding sequence ATGGCTTGGTTCAGGAAAGAGCGGCCCGGGGGCGCAGTCCCCGAGGCTCCGGCGAAAAAGGTCAAGATCCCCGAGGGGCTCTGGGTCAAATGTGACAACTGCAAAGAGATCATCTACCGCAAAGAGGTTGAGAAGAACTTCAAGGTCTGCCCGAAGTGCGATTATCACTTCCGTATCACGGCGTCGGAGCGGCTCCCGTATCTCGTGGACGAGGGCAGCTTCGTCGAGGTGGAGGACGGCCTCTCGCCCCGGGACTTCCTCGGCTTCAAGGACTACAAGGACAAGCTGAAGAGCAGCCGCAAGAAGACAGGGCTGAAGGACGCCGTCATCTCGGGCGAGGCGAAGATCGGCGGCAGGCCGGCGTCCCTCGTGATCATGGACTTCAACTTCATGGGCGGCAGCATGGGCTCCGTGGTGGGTGAAAAGATCGCCCGGGCCGTGGAGCGCGCCATCGAGAAGAAGGTCCCCTTCGTGGCCGTTGCCTCCTCGGGCGGCGCCCGGATGCAGGAGGGGATCCTGTCGCTCATGCAGATGGCGAAGACGTCGGCGGCCGTCGCCCGTCTGGGCGAAGCGGGCCTGCCCTTCATTTCCGTCCTGACCGACCCCACGTTCGGGGGCGTCACGGCCAGCTTCGCAATGCTCGGCGATGTGATCGTGGCCGAGCCCAAATGCCTCATCGGGTTCGCGGGACCCCGCGTCATCGAGCAGACCATCAAGCAGCAGCTCCCGGCGGGTTTCCAGCGGGCCGAGTTCCTGCTGGAGCACGGGATGATCGACATGATCGTCCCCCGGAAGGAGATGCGCAACACGCTCGGCCGTATCCTCGATTTTTTCGGCGAAGAGAGCCATGGGTGA
- a CDS encoding DUF2905 domain-containing protein, which yields MGDIAKILILFGTLLIAVGVVLLLVPKLPFLGRLPGDIMIKRGNTTFYFPLATSILISILISFIVYLLSRFR from the coding sequence ATGGGTGATATTGCCAAGATACTGATCCTCTTTGGCACCCTGTTGATCGCGGTGGGAGTTGTCCTCCTCCTCGTCCCGAAGCTCCCCTTCCTGGGGAGGCTGCCCGGCGATATCATGATCAAACGCGGCAATACCACGTTCTACTTCCCGCTAGCCACGAGCATCCTGATCAGCATCCTCATCAGTTTCATCGTCTACCTCCTGTCCCGGTTCCGATAA
- a CDS encoding DUF362 domain-containing protein gives MDRRRFLRLAALTGAGLSVPGGLDRLVEAAEQATRPDLVVARGASPEQLVRSSLDALGGIGKFISRGDVVVVKPNIAWDRTPEQAGNTNPEVVAAIVKLCFDAGAKKVKVFDRPVNDPRRCYVQSGIATAVRALGAEADYMDDRKFKDMAINGEALKSWPLYTDVFEADKVINVPIAKHHGLAKLTLSMKNWMGVMGGSRRQIHQRLDESLADLSRTIKPTLTILDAVRILTANGPQGGSLADVKKLDTIVVGSDPVAIDSFGATLFGMKGSDLGYVTLGHKQGLGQMDLNRLHIRKIAV, from the coding sequence ATGGACAGAAGGCGATTTCTCAGACTGGCCGCATTGACCGGAGCCGGGCTCTCGGTCCCCGGCGGACTCGACCGCCTCGTGGAGGCGGCCGAGCAGGCAACGCGGCCTGACCTGGTCGTTGCCCGCGGGGCTTCGCCGGAGCAGCTCGTGCGGTCGTCCCTCGACGCTCTGGGCGGGATCGGGAAGTTCATTTCCCGGGGCGATGTCGTCGTGGTCAAGCCGAACATCGCGTGGGACCGGACGCCGGAGCAGGCCGGGAACACCAATCCCGAGGTCGTTGCCGCCATCGTCAAGCTTTGCTTCGACGCGGGCGCGAAGAAGGTGAAGGTCTTCGATAGGCCGGTCAACGATCCGCGGCGCTGCTATGTCCAGAGCGGCATTGCGACCGCGGTCAGGGCTCTGGGTGCGGAAGCGGATTACATGGATGACCGGAAATTCAAGGACATGGCGATCAACGGCGAGGCGCTCAAGTCCTGGCCGCTCTACACCGATGTATTCGAGGCCGACAAGGTGATCAATGTGCCGATCGCCAAGCACCACGGCCTCGCCAAGCTCACACTGTCCATGAAGAACTGGATGGGTGTCATGGGAGGCTCCCGTCGCCAGATCCACCAGCGGCTCGACGAGAGCCTGGCCGATCTCTCCCGGACAATAAAGCCAACGCTCACGATCCTCGATGCGGTGCGCATCCTGACCGCGAACGGGCCCCAGGGCGGGAGCCTTGCGGACGTGAAGAAGCTCGACACGATCGTCGTCGGGTCCGATCCCGTTGCCATCGACTCTTTTGGCGCAACGCTTTTCGGCATGAAGGGGAGCGACCTCGGGTACGTGACGCTGGGACACAAACAGGGACTGGGACAGATGGACCTGAACAGGCTGCACATCAGGAAGATCGCCGTGTAA
- a CDS encoding haloalkane dehalogenase → MKRTEADTRVLRTPDERFTDLPGYAFQPHYAEINGLRVHYLDEGTGSTILCLHGVLEWSYSYRKMIPVLARQHRVIAMDFVGFGRSDKYADRKQHTFEGHYEILSAFIDSLGLEKITLVGSDWGAVVGLRAATERPQLFERLVIMNTTLPTGDVPLNFTFMLWRQFVDLAPDLPIGRVISMGVAHGYRITKREIEAYEAPFPDSSYKAGAVELPLSLPTNFDDPGAAEIRRTREGLSRWQKPAFVLFSDEDPMFSKEYRSFRTLIPTAKDQPETIIQGAGHFLQEEKGEEIARHILKFIERTPGDSASRD, encoded by the coding sequence ATGAAGAGAACCGAAGCAGATACCCGGGTCCTGCGGACGCCGGATGAACGTTTCACGGACCTCCCCGGGTACGCTTTTCAGCCGCATTACGCGGAGATCAACGGGCTGCGGGTGCACTATCTGGACGAAGGGACGGGGAGCACGATCCTCTGTCTCCACGGCGTGCTCGAGTGGTCCTACTCCTACCGGAAGATGATCCCCGTCCTCGCCCGACAGCACCGCGTGATCGCCATGGACTTTGTCGGATTCGGGCGCTCCGATAAATATGCCGATCGAAAGCAGCATACCTTCGAAGGGCATTACGAAATTCTCTCGGCATTCATCGATTCCCTCGGTCTTGAAAAGATCACGCTCGTCGGCAGCGACTGGGGAGCGGTCGTCGGGCTCCGGGCGGCAACGGAACGGCCGCAGCTGTTCGAACGCCTCGTCATCATGAATACGACGCTGCCGACAGGCGATGTGCCGCTCAATTTCACGTTCATGCTCTGGAGGCAGTTCGTGGACCTGGCGCCAGACCTGCCCATCGGCCGGGTGATCAGCATGGGAGTGGCGCACGGGTACCGGATCACGAAGCGGGAGATCGAGGCTTACGAAGCGCCCTTTCCGGATTCCTCGTACAAAGCCGGGGCTGTTGAACTGCCGCTGTCCCTTCCTACGAACTTCGATGATCCGGGCGCAGCGGAAATACGCAGGACCCGGGAGGGACTTTCCCGCTGGCAAAAGCCGGCCTTCGTGCTGTTCTCCGATGAGGACCCGATGTTCTCGAAGGAATACCGCTCCTTCCGCACGCTCATCCCGACGGCGAAAGACCAGCCCGAGACGATCATCCAGGGTGCCGGGCATTTTCTGCAGGAGGAAAAAGGCGAGGAGATCGCCCGGCATATCCTGAAGTTTATCGAGAGGACGCCGGGGGATTCCGCGTCGCGTGATTGA
- a CDS encoding 4Fe-4S binding protein, giving the protein MRNLTVQNIRRISQGLFLLLFLFLFIQTESRGNDDLGYPVRFFLDFDPLILVTTLLSAHAAARAFTLALVTVAVTVLFGRVFCGWACPLGTLNNLVGSIRRKRPAGLYAHWYRAKYYLLIAIFASALFTLQPVGILDPLSLTVRSFSVSLSPLFNYSVRSLFDEVYSANPLGIAAITEPVYGVLKRTVLSFEQSVYRQSVLIGVLFFIVLALNLVEKRFWCKYLCPLGAFLGLLSRFSLLRRSVSEGCTSCGACATVCQGNASPEAKERWRDTECLACWNCDDICPQNAVSFGFGLKRASAGVDLGRRRVIASALSGIVAVPLLRSVPLAKSGAQDPVLLRPPGSLEEREFLKRCVKCGECMKVCITNGLQPTLFEAGVEGIWSPMLVPRIGYCEYRCTLCGQVCPTGAIKRLHLEEKAKVRIGLAMIDKGRCLPWAHARPCIVCEEVCPTSKKAIWFEEARVRDRKGKTISVKQPRVDLELCIGCGICEAKCPVLGRPAISVSSVGESRSRENQLLL; this is encoded by the coding sequence ATGCGTAATCTGACCGTTCAAAATATCCGACGGATTTCGCAGGGACTCTTCCTGCTTCTCTTCCTTTTCCTGTTCATCCAGACCGAGTCCCGGGGCAATGACGATCTGGGCTACCCGGTCCGGTTCTTCCTCGATTTCGACCCGCTCATCCTCGTGACCACGCTCCTGTCCGCGCATGCGGCTGCCCGGGCCTTCACCCTCGCCTTGGTCACGGTCGCCGTCACCGTCCTGTTCGGAAGGGTGTTCTGCGGTTGGGCCTGCCCGCTCGGCACGCTGAATAACCTTGTCGGGTCAATCCGCCGGAAGCGTCCGGCGGGCCTGTACGCCCACTGGTACCGCGCCAAATATTACCTCCTGATCGCCATCTTCGCGTCAGCCCTGTTCACGCTCCAGCCGGTCGGCATCCTGGACCCGCTCTCGCTCACGGTCCGGTCATTTTCGGTGAGCCTTTCGCCGTTGTTCAATTACAGCGTCCGGTCCCTGTTCGACGAGGTCTACAGCGCAAACCCGCTCGGTATCGCGGCAATAACGGAGCCGGTCTACGGCGTTCTCAAGAGGACGGTACTCAGCTTCGAGCAGTCTGTGTACCGGCAGAGCGTCCTCATCGGCGTACTGTTCTTCATTGTCCTCGCGTTGAACCTGGTCGAAAAGCGTTTCTGGTGCAAATACCTCTGTCCCCTCGGCGCCTTCCTCGGCCTCCTGTCGCGATTCTCGCTGCTCAGGCGGTCAGTGAGCGAAGGCTGCACGTCCTGCGGCGCCTGCGCCACGGTGTGTCAGGGGAACGCGTCGCCGGAGGCGAAGGAGCGCTGGCGCGACACCGAGTGCCTGGCCTGCTGGAACTGCGACGACATCTGCCCCCAGAACGCGGTGAGCTTCGGTTTCGGGCTGAAACGGGCGTCGGCGGGCGTCGACCTCGGCAGGAGGCGGGTCATCGCATCGGCTCTTTCCGGCATCGTCGCCGTGCCGCTGCTCCGCTCCGTACCGCTTGCGAAGTCAGGAGCCCAGGACCCGGTGCTCCTCCGTCCGCCCGGTTCGCTCGAGGAACGGGAGTTCCTGAAGCGCTGCGTCAAGTGCGGGGAGTGCATGAAGGTCTGCATCACGAACGGGCTCCAGCCAACGCTGTTCGAAGCCGGCGTTGAAGGCATCTGGTCGCCCATGCTCGTGCCCCGGATCGGGTACTGCGAATACCGCTGCACGCTCTGCGGTCAGGTCTGCCCGACCGGCGCGATCAAGCGCCTCCACCTCGAGGAGAAGGCAAAGGTAAGGATCGGGCTCGCGATGATCGACAAGGGCAGGTGCCTCCCCTGGGCGCACGCCAGGCCGTGCATCGTCTGCGAGGAGGTCTGCCCGACCTCGAAAAAGGCGATCTGGTTCGAGGAAGCTCGGGTCCGCGACCGGAAGGGGAAGACCATCAGCGTCAAACAGCCAAGGGTGGACCTTGAACTCTGCATCGGCTGCGGCATCTGCGAGGCCAAATGCCCGGTGCTCGGGAGGCCCGCGATCTCCGTATCGAGCGTGGGCGAGAGCAGGTCAAGGGAGAACCAGCTGCTGTTGTGA
- a CDS encoding patatin family protein: MKGHTRVQRQPLENALVVEGGAMRGIFTAGVLDVFLERRFNPFALYIGVSAGASNIAAYLAEMRGRSRRIYTELSGRPEFISVSRFLRGGHMMDLDWMWDITISLMRLDLAAIYAKGRPFLVGLTDVASGTPIYHETSAGNLEHLLKASSALPVFYRDFPVVDGRRVTDGGVSDPIPVAEAIRRGARRIMVIRSRPRGFRRRRDLSSYFVSWFLQRHSGLRATILNQNRIYNEAVSIIHDPPAGVSIVEVCPPPGFRLGRFSTAPAELEEGYAQGRAQAEGAIARWGRP, translated from the coding sequence ATGAAAGGGCATACCAGAGTACAGCGACAACCACTCGAGAACGCGCTGGTCGTGGAAGGCGGCGCCATGCGCGGCATTTTTACCGCCGGCGTGCTGGATGTCTTTCTGGAGCGGCGGTTCAACCCCTTCGCGCTGTACATCGGCGTTTCCGCGGGCGCCTCGAATATCGCCGCCTATCTCGCGGAAATGCGGGGGCGCAGCCGCAGGATCTATACCGAGCTTTCCGGCAGGCCGGAGTTCATCAGCGTGTCGCGGTTCCTGCGGGGCGGCCATATGATGGACCTGGACTGGATGTGGGACATTACGATCTCCCTGATGCGGCTCGACCTTGCCGCGATCTATGCCAAGGGCAGACCCTTCCTGGTCGGACTGACCGACGTGGCAAGCGGCACGCCGATCTACCACGAAACATCCGCCGGGAACCTCGAACATCTGCTCAAGGCGTCGAGCGCGCTTCCGGTCTTTTACCGGGATTTCCCCGTGGTGGACGGCCGTCGTGTCACGGACGGCGGCGTGTCCGATCCGATCCCCGTTGCCGAGGCGATCCGCCGCGGCGCCCGGCGCATCATGGTTATCCGCTCGCGGCCCCGGGGGTTTCGCCGCAGACGGGACCTGTCCTCCTATTTCGTGAGCTGGTTCCTGCAGCGCCATTCCGGCCTGCGGGCGACCATTCTGAATCAGAACCGGATCTACAACGAGGCCGTCTCGATCATCCACGATCCGCCTGCCGGGGTCTCCATTGTCGAGGTCTGCCCGCCCCCCGGCTTCCGGCTCGGGAGGTTCAGCACCGCCCCGGCTGAACTCGAGGAGGGGTATGCGCAGGGCCGCGCACAGGCGGAGGGTGCAATCGCGCGGTGGGG